One genomic segment of Labrus bergylta chromosome 17, fLabBer1.1, whole genome shotgun sequence includes these proteins:
- the jak2a gene encoding tyrosine-protein kinase JAK2a, which translates to MLTDMDTPTSSPTAHHNCQLDPLAELEPKQDKDTICLTLHLYYQGKGGEGDEVNSSERALTFPAGEYVAEELCISAAKACGIAPLYCSLFSLMRESDRIWFPPNHIFKLDQPASEKLHFRIRYYFPGWYNSSNSMYAHRCGMTKGRESPVMDDCVMAYQFFQWRSDFLNGLVHIPVSHEAQEECLGMAVLDMMRLAKESGQSPVDICSVTSYKSFLPRCMQNRIREYNILTRKRIRYRFRRFIQQFTECKATVCNLKLKYLMSLEMLLPSLYSERFQVTDLSAREVTIVVMGNRGIQWSRGKKEAGAEEELQTYCDFPEVIDISIKQANKEGSVESRVVTLTNQHNKILELEFHSLSEALSFVSLVDGYYRLVADAHHYLCKEVAPPRLLRCIQSYCHGPVSMEFTIGKLRRSGNHQGLYILRCSPRDYDKYFMSFVVGREAVVDYKHCQIVKTEAGEYILSGAKRSFGSLRELLHCYQKEALRTDGYTFQLIRCCPPTSKDKSNLLVFRNNQGEEVPLSPSLHKHNISQMVFHKIRKEDLVINESLGQGTFTKIFCGVRKELGDYGEIHQIDVVIKILDKAHRNYSESFYEAASMMSQHSHKHLLLNYGVCVCGDDNMMVQEYGKFGSLDTYLKKNKSCVNITWKLEVAKQLAWAMHYLENKNLIHGNVCAKNVLLIREEDRMTGSLPFIKLSDPGISITVLPREVLMERIPWVPPECIENAQNLSLATDKWGFGTTLWEICSGGDKPLSTLDCSKKNLFYEDRHQLPAPKWTELANLINSCMDYEPSHRPSFRSVIRDLNSLFTPDYELLVESDMVPNRSRGSGFPWASESQEPAQFEERHLIFLKQLGKGNFGSVEMCRYDPLQDSTGEVVAVKKLQHSTAEHLRDFEREIEILKSLHHENIVQYKGVCYSAGRRNLRLIMEYLPYGSLRDYLIKHKDRFDSKKLLHYASQICKGMDYLAVKRYIHRDLATRNILVESETRVKIGDFGLTKVLPQDKEYYTVREPGESPIFWYAPESLTESKFSVASDVWSFGVVLFELFTYSDKNCSPPAVFMNKMGNEKQGQMIVYHLIDLLKQGYRLPAPDNCPKEITNMMTECWNSEPILRPTFKTLTVSVETVRESMSDIDP; encoded by the exons ATGCTGACAGACATGGACACACCCACCTCCAGTCCAACAGCACATCACAATTGCCAACTTGACCCATTGGCTGAACTCGAGCCCAAGCAGGACAAGGACACCATTTGCCTCACTCTCCACCTGTACTATCAAGGGAAGGGTGGTGAAGGGGATGAGGTCAACAGTTCAGAAAGAGCCCTCACGTTTCCAGCTGGGGAGTATGTAGCAGAGGAACTATGCATCAGTGCGGCGAAAGCATGTG GGATTGCTCCACTGTATTGCAGCTTGTTCAGCCTGATGAGGGAGAGTGACCGAATATGGTTCCCTCCAAATCACATCTTTAAACTGGACCAGCCAGCCAGTGAGAAGCTGCATTTCAGAATCAG ATACTATTTTCCTGGCTGGTATAACAGTAGCAATTCGATGTATGCCCACCGCTGTGGCATGACCAAAGGGAGGGAAAGCCCTGTGATGGATGATTGTGTCATGGCTTACCAATTTTTCCAG TGGCGCAGTGACTTCCTGAATGGATTGGTTCATATTCCAGTGAGTCATGAAGCCCAGGAGGAATGTCTGGGCATGGCGGTGCTGGACATGATGAGGCTCGCCAAAGAGAGTGGTCAGTCACCAGTGGACATCTGCAGTGTTACCAG CTATAAGTCCTTCTTGCCAAGATGCATGCAAAACCGCATCCGGGAATATAACATCTTGACTCGGAAAAGGATCCGCTACCGCTTCCGGAGATTCATCCAGCAGTTCACCGAATGCAAAGCCACAGTGTGTAACCTCAAGCTCAAATACCTGATGAGCCTGGAGATGCTGCTGCCCAGTCTCTATTCCGAGCGCTTCCAAGTCACTGACCTCTCGGCACGGGAGGTTACCATCGTCGTCATGGGCAACAGGGGCATCCAGTGGTCAAGAGGGAAAAAGGAGGCGGGggcagaggag gagctgcagaCATACTGTGACTTCCCAGAGGTGATTGACATCAGCATCAAGCAGGCAAACAAGGAAGGATCTGTGGAGAGTCGCGTAGTAACTCTGACCAACCAGCACAACAAGATCCTG GAACTGGAATTTCATTCGCTCTCGGAGGCCTTGTCATTCGTGTCATTAGTTGATGGGTATTACAGGCTTGTTGCAGATGCGCATCATTACCTGTGTAAAGAAGTAGCTCCACCCAGACTCCTGCGGTGCATTCAGAGCTACTGCCACGGACCTGTGTC GATGGAGTTCACAATTGGCAAGCTGCGTCGCTCTGGTAACCACCAAGGCCTGTACATCCTCCGCTGCAGCCCCAGGGACTACGACAAGTACTTCATGTCTTTTGTGGTCGGA CGTGAAGCCGTAGTGGACTACAAACACTGTCAGATTGTGAAGACGGAGGCGGGAGAGTACATTCTGAGCGGTGCCAAAAGGAGCTTCGGCTCACTAAGGGAACTTCTGCACTGCTACCAGAAGGAGGCGCTCCGCACTGATGGATACACATTCCAGTTGATCAGGTGCTGTCCCCCCACCTCCAAAG ATAAATCGAACCTGCTGGTGTTCAGAAACAATCAAGGGGAAGAGGTTCCGCTGTCCCCCTCGCtccacaaacacaacatcagcCAGATGGTCTTCCACAAGATCCGAAAAGAGGACCTCGTCATC AATGAGAGTTTGGGCCAAGGAACATTCACCAAGATCTTCTGCGGGGTGAGGAAGGAGCTGGGAGACTACGGCGAAATACACCAAATAGACGTCGTTATTAAGATCCTGGACAAGGCTCACCGCAACTATTCAGAG TCTTTCTATGAAGCAGCCAGCATGATGAGCCAGCACTCGCACAAACACTTACTTCTCAACtatggcgtgtgtgtgtgtggcgatGACA ACATGATGGTGCAGGAGTACGGTAAATTTGGGTCGCTGGACACCTAcctgaaaaagaataaaagctGTGTTAACATCACCTGGAAGCTGGAAGTGGCGAAGCAGCTAGCCTGGGCAATGCACTATCTG GAGAATAAGAACCTCATTCATGGAAATGTTTGTGCTAAGAATGTTCTTTTGATCAGAGAGGAGGATCGGATGACGGGCAGTCTGCCCTTCATCAAACTCAGTGACCCGGGTATCAGCATCACCGTGCTGCCTAGAGAAG TTCTGATGGAGCGTATCCCATGGGTGCCACCTGAGTGCATTGAAAACGCCCAAAACTTGAGTTTAGCCACAGACAAGTGGGGCTTTGGGACCACCCTTTGGGAGATCTGCAGTGGTGGAGACAAACCTCTCAGCACCTTGGACTGCTCCAAG AAGAACTTGTTCTACGAGGACCGCCATCAGCTGCCTGCTCCTAAATGGACAGAGCTGGCAAATCTTATTAACAGCTGTATGGACTACGAGCCCTCACACCGACCCTCCTTCAGATCAGTGATCAGAGATCTTAACAGCCTCTTCACACCGG ACTATGAGCTGCTGGTCGAGAGTGATATGGTGCCCAACAGGTCGAGAGGCTCTGGCTTTCCATGGGCCTCAGAGAGCCAGGAGCCGGCCCAGTTTGAGGAGCGCCACCTCATCTTTCTCAAGCAGCTGGGAAAA GGGAACTTTGGCAGTGTGGAGATGTGCAGATACGACCCTTTGCAGGACAGCACTGGGGAGGTGGTGGCGGTGAAGAAGCTGCAGCACAGTACAGCTGAGCACCTCCGGGACTTTGAGCGGGAAATCGAGATCCTCAAATCCCTCCACCATGAAAACATCGTCCAATACAAAGGAGTCTGCTACAGTGCAG GACGAAGGAACTTGCGACTGATCATGGAGTATCTCCCCTACGGCAGCCTCAGAGATTATCTCATCAAACACAAGGACCGCTTTGATTCCAAGAAGCTGCTGCACTATGCATCACAGATTTGCAAG GGAATGGACTACCTAGCAGTAAAGCGATACATCCACAGAGATCTGGCCACTCGAAACATCCTAGTGGAGAGCGAGACGAGGGTGAAAATTGGAGATTTTGGACTAACCAAAGTGCTGCCCCAGGACAAAGAGTACTACACAGTGAGAGAGCCTGGGGAGAGCCCAATCTTCTG gtATGCGCCGGAATCTCTGACAGAGAGCAAGTTCTCTGTGGCTTCAGATGTTTGGAGTTTTGGTGTTGTCCTCTTTGAACTCTTCACTTACAGCGACAAGAACTGCAGCCCACCAGCG gTGTTTATGAACAAGATGGGAAATGAAAAACAGGGTCAGATGATTGTATACCATCTGATCGACCTGCTCAAACAGGGATACAGACTCCCTGCTCCAGATAACTGTCCAAAGGAG ATTACCAACATGATGACAGAGTGCTGGAACAGTGAACCCATTCTGCGCCCTACTTTTAAGACATTAACCGTCAGTGTGGAGACTGTACGAGAAAGCATGAGCGACATTGATCCCTGA
- the plgrkt gene encoding plasminogen receptor (KT), whose product MGFLLSKSMDANFKQQQEFMLHNARLQMERQMLMQNQMRERQMAMQIAWSREFLKYFGTFFTVAAVGLTAGAIKRKKPALLAPIIPLGFVFAFQMDSAYGDLIYRMRGEAESIMMSEHNRLDLPHGTPTFDSIEKARRAKSSLAAFLEK is encoded by the exons ATGGGGTTTCTACTGTCTAAATCCATGGATGCCAACTTTAAACAGCAGCAAGAATTTATGCTCCATAATGCACGGCTGCAG ATGGAGCGTCAGATGCTGATGCAGAACCAGATGAGAGAGCGACAGATGGCCATGCAGATCGCCTGGTCAAGAGAGTTTCTCAAATACTTTGGCACTTTCTTTACGGTGGCTGCAGTTGGACTCACTGCAGG tgccattaaaagaaagaaacccGCCCTATTGGCTCCCATCATTCCTCTGGGCTTCGTATTTGCCTTCCAGATGGACAGTGCCTATGGGGATCTTATTTATCGTATGAGAG GGGAAGCTGAGAGTATCATGATGTCTGAACACAACCGCCTGGACCTTCCTCACGGGACTCCTACTTTCGATAGCATAGAGAAGGCTCGCCGCGCAAAAAGCAGCCTCGCCGCCTTCTTGGAAAAATGa
- the rln1 gene encoding prorelaxin H1, producing the protein MLWRLTLAMAVVFVSGMCNCVKADMMSRLILPRDYGVKLCGREFIRAVIFTCGGSRWKRSTDGDLDPFQWKPLSDVAAEDSHETWQLGTELTPDDRSPLRSSYSLADLVALLGARQHSLRDPEMPEKSRLSTVLNVEEGYPADQVDLPISSRRKRNFSLGVAGKCCNQGCTKNDIGRLC; encoded by the exons ATGCTGTGGAGACTGACTCTTGCCATGGCTGTGGTGTTTGTCAGCGGCATGTGCAACTGTGTGAAGGCGGACATGATGAGCAGGCTGATCCTCCCGAGGGACTACGGTGTGAAACTGTGCGGGAGAGAGTTCATCAGAGCAGTCATTTTCACCTGCGGAGGCTCCCGCTGGAAACGATCCACAGACGGCGACTTAG ATCCCTTCCAGTGGAAACCCCTCAGTGACGTTGCAGCGGAGGACAGTCATGAAACCTGGCAACTCGGCACAGAGCTTACACCCGACGACCGCTCTCCTCTTCGCTCCTCGTACTCCCTGGCAGACCTTGTGGCTCTCCTAGGAGCCAGACAGCATTCTCTGAGAGACCCAGAGATGCCAGAAAAGTCTCGGCTGTCCACGGTTTTGAACGTTGAAGAGGGGTACCCAGCCGACCAAGTCGACTTGCCCATAtcgagcaggaggaagaggaacttTTCTCTGGGTGTCGCAGGGAAGTGCTGCAACCAGGGCTGTACCAAAAATGATATTGGACGCTTGTGCTGA